In Salvelinus alpinus chromosome 32, SLU_Salpinus.1, whole genome shotgun sequence, the sequence TAACCCTACTGCGttagaagttacaaaccactCCCTTATGATTCCTACTGGGttagaagttacaaaccactTCCTTATGATCCCTACTGCGttagaagttacaaaccactTCCTTGTTAACCCTACTGTGTTACAAGTTACAAACCACTTCCTTATGAGCCCTACTGCAttagaagttacaaaccactTCCTTATGAGCCCTACTGGGTTGAAGTTACAAACCACTTCCTTATGATTCCTACTGCAttagaagttacaaaccactTCCTTATGATTCCTACTGCAttagaagttacaaaccactTCCTTATGAGCCCTACTGGGTTGAAGTTACAAACCACTCCCTTATGATTCCTACTGCAttagaagttacaaaccactTCCTTATTTACCCTACTGCGTTGAAGTTACAAACCACTTCCTTATGATTCCTACTGCAttagaagttacaaaccactCCCTTATGAGCCCTACTGCAttagaagttacaaaccactTCCTTATGATTCCTACTGGGttagaagttacaaaccactTCCTTATCAACCCTACTGCGttagaagttacaaaccactTCCTTACGATCCCTACTGCGTTAGACGTTACAAACCACTTCCTTATGATTCCTACTGCGttagaagttacaaaccactCCCTCATTAACCCTACTGCGttagaagttacaaaccactTCCTTATTAACGCTACTGCGttagaagttacaaaccactTCCTTATGATTCCTACTGGGttagaagttacaaaccactCCCTTATGATCCCTACTGCAttagaagttacaaaccactCCCTTATGATTCCTACTGGGttagaagttacaaaccactTCCTTATTATCCCTACTGTGttagaagttacaaaccactCCCTAATGATCCCTACTGCGttagaagttacaaaccactTCCTTATTAACACTACTGTGttagaagttacaaaccactTCCTTATTATCCCTACTGTGttagaagttacaaaccactCCCTAATGATCCCTACTGCGttagaagttacaaaccactTCCTTATTAACCCTACTGCGttagaagttacaaaccactCCCTTATGATTCCTACTGCGttagaagttacaaaccactCCCTTATGATACCTACTGCAttagaagttacaaaccactCCCTTATGACCTACTGCATTAGAAGTTACAAACAACTTCCTTATGATCCCTACTGCAttagaagttacaaaccactCCCTTATGATTCCTACTGCAttagaagttacaaaccactTCCTTATTAACACTACTGTGttagaagttacaaaccactCCCTAATGATCCCTACTGCGttagaagttacaaaccactCCCTTATGATTCCTACTGGGttagaagttacaaaccactTCCTTATTAACCCTACTGCGttagaagttacaaaccactCCCTTATGATTCCTACTGGGttagaagttacaaaccactTCCTTATGATTCCTACTGGGTTAGAAGTTACCAACCACTCCCTTATGATTCCTACTGGGttagaagttacaaaccactTCCTTATGATTCCTACTGGGTTAGAAGTTACAAACCACCTCCTAATGATCCCTACTGCGttagaagttacaaaccactCCCTTATGATTCCTACTGGGttagaagttacaaaccactCCCTAATGATCCCTACTGTGttagaagttacaaaccactCCCTAATGATCCCTACTGCGttagaagttacaaaccactTCCTTATTAACCCTACTGCTTTTGAAGTTACAAACCACTCCCTTATGATTCCTACAGCGttagaagttacaaaccactCCCTTATGATCCCTACTGCAttagaagttacaaaccactTCCTTATGATCCCTACTGCAttagaagttacaaaccactTCCTTATTAACCCTACTGCGttagaagttacaaaccactTCCTTATGATTCCTACTGCAttagaagttacaaaccactCCTTTATGATTCCTACTGGGTTAGAAGTTACAGACCACTTCCTTATTAACCCTACTGCGttagaagttacaaaccactCCCTTATGATTCCTACTGCAttagaagttacaaaccactTCCTTATGATCTCTACTGCGTTAGAAGTTCAAAAACCGTCACTAGAAAGTGTAACCTCTATCAATGTTAGACATCATTATTAAGCTAATGCATGTTTTCATGTTAATTTGGATGGGGGGATTTATGCCTATCAATCTAATTTGAGTGTTTGAATTTGTAACGTGGTTGCATACACTTTTAACGCAGCTGCATGGAATTATAGTCAAGTGTGGTTTCACTGCATCCAACGGCACTGTCCTTGATAAGGTAACGCAGTGAGCCGCTTGTAGATTTCACAGCTCTAATGCTGTTCCACCTCCAACACCATTTTTTACAtcaacatttgagtaatttagcagacctACAGTTAGACCGCCAAAACAACGCTATGCAGATGtcaatctgattgaatctagcccTAAATGTTACCTGTCCGAAGTTGACAGCAGCATGGTGAGCAGAGGCAGTGAAGATGATGACAGTCAGGTACTCTGTGAGATCCTCACGTGTCTTCAGGGATTTGGGAAACTCTGCAGAAAAAGTTTCCATATAATCCAAtttaatgttatttgtcacatgcttcataaacaacaggtgaatACCAACAGTGAAATAGTTACTTACGGGTCTTTTtgcaacaatgcagagttaaatataaaaaaaatattgaaaataGTGATATTGAATGAGTCCttgtcattttatttatttatttttaatttaaactttatttaactaggcaagtcagttaagaacaaattcttatttacaatgacagcctacaacggacaaacccagacgacgctgggccaattgtgcgccgccctatgggactcccaatcacggccggttgtgatacagcctggattcgaaacagggtctgtagtgatgcctccagcactgagatacagtgccttagaccgctgcgccactcgggagccatagAGTGCAGTGGTCAGCCCTTGTTTAACGCCAAGTTAAGAAAAAGGCGCAACACAGGATGTTTAACAAGTTTTGGGGCGCAACACAGGATGTTTATTTTGACACTTGTTCCATCAGTGAGCCACTAACCAGTCCCTGACAGGGAGGCTATTGGCCAACTCAAAAGTTAAGTACATGTCTGTATACAAGGGTGTCTGCATAGCTAAATATCGATAATGTTACTGCGTGGTCAGCTACGTCTTTCAACACAATCCAGAGAAATAAGAAGTATGTATTTGTATTGCAGATAACTCAAATATTTTAAAGCAGGCTATGCcattgtagtgtttgttggttatTATGTGTTTGTACCCACCACAGCAATCAAGGTCCTGCATCCCAAAGCTGCAGACATCTTTAACGAACGCCTGGATCTCCTCATCCTTCTGTACTGTGTTGTCACTGTCGTAGTAGATACACACCACGTCCCACACAAAACTAGGGTCAAAAGAAAATGTAGGCTTAGGGTTAGAATaatagctagggttagggctgatcaatgatgtggacatgaagctaggtttagggttagggctgatcaatgatgtggacatgaagctaggtttagggtgaGGGCTGATCaatgatgtggacatgaagctaggtttagggtgaGGGTTGATCAatgatatggacatgaagctaggtttagggtgaGGGCTGATCaatgatgtggacatgaagctaggtttagggttagggctgatcaatgatgtggacatgaagctaggtttagggtgaGGGTTGATCaatgatgtggacatgaagctaggtttagggtgaGGGTTGATCaatgatgtggacatgaagctaggtttagggtgaGGGTTGATCaatgatgtggacatgaagctaggtttagggtgaGGGTTGATCaatgatgtggacatgaagctaggtttagggtgaGGGCTGATCaatgatgtggacatgaagctaggtttagggtgaGGGTTGATCaatgatgtggacatgaagctaggtttagggtgaGGGCTGATCaatgatgtggacatgaagctaggtttggtcccgtgtggctcagttggtagagcatggcgcttgcaacgccagggttgtgggttcattccccacgggggaccaggatgaatatgtatgaactttccaattttgtaagtcgctctggataagagcatctgctaaatgacttaaatgtaaatgtttagggTGAGGGTTGATCaatgatgtggacatgaagccagGTTTAGGGTGAGGGTTGATCaatgatgtggacatgaagctaggtttagggtgaGGGTTGATCaatgatgtggacatgaagctaggtttagggtgaGGGTTGATCAATGATGTGGACATGAAGATGGGTGAGGGTTGAGCCAGTGTATGGACATGAGCTAGGTTTAGGGTGAGGGTTGAGCCagtgtgtggacatgaagctaggaagAGGGTTGAGCCagtgtgtggacatgaagctagggtgaGGGTTAGCCACCGCCTTGCATCTCTTCCTGGTGATTGgtctggtccccccccccccccccccccacatacaaccccatatgacctctgacctcttggTGGCATCCCAGACCCTGTTCCCGTCatctctgtagtagtagtagggtaGGTCCTCAGGGCTGTCCACCCCGCGCGCCTTAATGGCATCAGGGAAACACAGAGATCTGAAGGTCAGTAACCTCATGGCCTTCTGGATCATCTCAACATGACCTCCACCTCCTGTACCGTTGGCCTGAGGAGAGACGGACACATTAACTGTACCgttggcctgaggagagacagacacattaactgtACCattggcctgaggagagacagacacattaactgtACCattggcctgaggagagacagacacattaactgtACCgttggcctgaggagagacagacacattaactgtACCGTTGGtctggggagagacagacacattaactgtACCGTTGGtctggggagagacagacacattaactgtACCGTTGGcctggggagagacagacacattaactgtACCGTTGGcctggggagagacagacacattaactgtACCattggcctgaggagagacagacacataaaCAGCACTGTTGAtctggggagagacagacacattaactgtACTGTTGGCatgaggagagacagacacattaactgaatctgtctatgtctctgtctctctcactctcactctcaaacacacacacgttctcaCCTTATCGAAGATGCCAAACTCACAGATGAGTTGCTCTCTGGCCTTGGTGTTGATGGCAATGGTGAAACGAATGTGAGGAAGGAGCAACTAGAGTAGGACAGAccatcagtcagtcaaccagtcgaTCAATCAATCAGTAAATATATAACTAACCTATCAATGAATCAACTATTCAGTCACATTAGCAGGAACAAAACTCAAGCACAGACTGACGTGTAGTTGGTGTACCTTATATGCAGGGTGTACAGCAGGAAGCTGTCTGAACATGGCCACTCCAAACACCTCCGAGACCAGGTGAGTCCTCAGAAGGTGTGTGACTGTCTGGTGGATGTGGAAGTCAGAGGAGCGGACCCAGATCTTAGCTAGCATCCAGTCATACTGACCATCACTGGGCAGGAAGATAGGGTTGTCCTTGCCTGGAGTCTGACCCAGCTAGGAgacagaaaggaggaggaggaggaagagagggagaatgaggagggggaggatgaaggggaggaagagagagaggaagaaaatggcaggaggagaggagaagtatgTTTTACTAGATGGTGAAGAAACATGTGATGTAAGCGTATGGGTCGTTCCATCAATTCGGTGCCTTTCGAGAAGTGTAACGAACTTCTGActtattttaacattctgtcataaagagcacatgttcaacttgaTAAAAAAcacgttttcccatctcaagaggtaaaAACAAAaattatcagcatgttaaatgtgcaaccagagggaaagaaaactctagatcacctttactccacacacagagacacatatacatttacatttacatttaagtcatttagcagacgctcttatataaaactctagatcacctttactccacacacagagacacatataaaactctagatcacctttactccacacacagagacacatacaaaactctagatcacctttattccacacacagagacccatacaaaactctagatcacctttactccacacacagagactcatacaaaactctagatcacctttactccacacacagagactcatacaaaactctagatcacctttactccacacacagagactcatacaaaactctagaacacctttactccacacacagagactcatacaaaactctagatcacctttactccacacacagagacacatataaaactctagatcacctttactccacacagaaacacatataaaactctagatcacctttactccacacacagagactcatacaaaactctagatcacctttactccacacacagagactcatacaaaactctagatcacctttactccacacacagagactcatacaaaactctagaacacctttactccacacacagagactcatacaaaactctagatcacctttactccacacacagagacacatataaaactctagatcacctttactccacacacagagacacatacaaaactctagatcacctttactccacacacagaaacacatacaaaactctagatcacctttactccacacacagagactcatacaaaactctagatcacctttactccacacacagaaacacatacaaaactctagatcacctctactccacacacaaagacacatacaaaactctagatcacctttactccacacacagggatgtatacaaagctctccctcgccctccatttgacaaatctgaccataattctatcctcctgattcctgcttacaagcaaaaatataAGCAGGaatcaccagtgactcggtcaataaaaagtggtcagatgaagcagatttgttatattttttcacctttatttaaccaggtaggccagttgagaacaagttctcatttacaactgtgacctggccaagataaagcaaagcagtgcgacacaaacaacaacacagagttacacatggaataaacaaacgtacagtcaataacacaaaagaaaaagtctacatacagtgtgtgcaaatggcgtgaggaggtaaggcaataaatagaccatagtagatgctaagctacaggactgttttgctagcacagactggaatatgttccgggactcttcctatggcattgaggagtacaccacaccagtcattgacttcatcaataagtgcatcgatgacgtcgtcctcacagtgaccgtatgtacataccccaaccagaagccatggattacaggcaacatccgcactgagctaaaggctagagctgccgctttcaaggagcgagactctaacccagaagcttataagaaatcccgctatgccctccgacgatccatcaaacaggcaaagcgtcaatacaggactaagatcgaatcgtactacaccggctccgatgctcgtttgacgtggcaaggcttgcaaaccattacagactacaaagggaagcacagccgagagctgccctgtgatacgagtgtaccagacgagctaaactacttctatgctcgcttcgagacaaataacactgaaacatccaTGAGAACACCAGCTTTTCCGGaccactgtgtgatcacgctctccacagccaatgtgggtagacctttaaacaggtcaacattcacaaggtcgcagggccagacggattaccaggacgtgtgctccgggcatgcgctgaccaactggcaagtctcttcactgacattttcaacctctccctatccgagtctgtaataccaacatgttttaagcagaccacaatagaccctgtgcccaagaacacaacacttaggtaacctgcctaaatgactaccgacccgtagcactcacgtctgtagccattaagtgttttgaaaggctggtcatggctcatatcaacaccattatcccagaaaccctagatccactccaatttgcataccgcccaaacagatccacagatgaggaaatctctattgcactccacactgccctttcccacctggacaaaaggaacacctatgtgagaatgctattcattgactacagctcaacattcaatatcatagtgccctcaaagctcatcaacaaactaaggaccctgagactaaacacctccctctgcaactggatcctggacttcttaacgggccgcccccaggtggtaagggtaggtaacaacacatccgccacgctgatcctcaacacagggtcccctcaggggtgcgtgctcagtcacctcctgtactccctgttcactcatgactgcacagccaggcacgactccaacaccatcattaagtttccagatgacacaacagtggtagacctgatcaccgacaacgatgagacctgatcatgtggtgcaaggacaaaaaCTTTTCCCTCAACCTGgttaagacaaaggagatgattgtggactacaggaaaaggaggaccgagcacacccccattctcatcgacgaagctgtagtggagcaggttgaaagcttcaagttccttggcgtccacatcaccagcaaactaacatggatcaagcacaccaagacagtcgtgaagagggcacgacaaaacctattccccctcaagagactgaaaagatttggcatgggtcctcagatcctcaaacggttttacagctgcaccatcgagagcatcctgacgggttgcatcactgcctggtacagagggtagtgcgtatgcgtatggcccagtacatcaccgggcgtatggcccagtacatcaccgggcccaagcttcctgtcatccaggacctctataccaggcggtgtcagagggaggccctaaaaattgtcaaagactccagccaccctagtcatagactgttctctctgctaccacacggcaagcggcaccggagcgccaagtctaggtccaagatgcttctaaacagcttctacccccaagccaatcACTATTCACATTAAATAactaataatcttcagaaatgactatcaaagcaacaaaataactagggctttacaatgatggtgaaactttGATAACTTTTGGGATTAAGttggttaaaatcttcctagaagtgatAAAGGGTTGACAGAGGGACACTTTAGCAAGCCTTTATTcacttttttatacatttttatgcaATATTTGTGCACAGTTTCTACTTAAgatatcaaagggatgcaaaagcCACTAATTTTGTGGAACGACCCTTATAACAATTGACAAAAGGACTTAAACTTTACACTAGTATGACACAAACAGTTGTTCAGCTGAGCTATTTGGCTAATGGCTAGGGTTAACACTAGCCAACGGCTCCCTAGTATTTTTCTAAGCACACAGAGTAGCCTACCTGTATGGCCAGAGGCAGGATCTTGCGCTGGCTGTTGTTGTACAGCAGACAGATGGGAGCAGCCAGGTACTGTAGAGTACAGGGGTCTGTACTGTTGGGACTGATGTCTTCCATCAACTCATAGTCTGCTAGGTAGATGTTACCAGCCTGCAAACAACACGTAATACAAGGGGTGAATGTCTTAGAATTATCCTTTTTTGTGTGTATGTCTTTTGTCACAGGTACAGTGAGTGGATGtgatgtgtgcatgcatgtgtatatGCTTGCACAACTGCGTGCAGGTGACATGTGACATGTcaagaattaggaattagaataatttaataggatctctatgggttCAGTCTCTACCTTGATCTCCTCCTCCagagtcatctctctctccagacagtcTGCCACCATGTTGTGTGTAACGGGGAACTTCTCTGGCAGCTTGGTGCACTTCTGAATCATCACTGGGTTACAGCCGTTCAGGTACTGGTATCCAAACATAAAGTCCTCTTGCCAGTGCTCCATCACATACTCTAGGATAGGAatagggtgaggagaggagaggagaggagaggagaggagaggagaggagaggagaggagaggagaggagaggagaggagaggagaggaggggagaggaggggaggggaggggaggggaggggaggggagaaaaggagaaaaggagaaaaggagaggagaagagaggaagagaggagaagaggagaagaggagaggaggagaggaggagaggagaagagagaaggagagtggaggaggagaggagaggagaagtatgATTGCAGAAACAGCTAGTATAGTGCCGGTCTTACATAAGGTCTTACAACGTCTGACAAACCACAACCACGAGACTTACGACATGAAAAAAACAACTTTTGTCTGAAAGATACTTTTCTATGGAGAAAACAGTGACCACATTCTATGGAGAAAACAGAGACCACACACCTGAGATGGTGTTTTTGATCCTGACGAAGATCCGCTCAAAGTCAGCAAAGTCATTCCAGGAGGACTGGAACATGTGCATGAACTGGTTCACACACAGGTTCTCTATCCTGGGGAGGAAAGGACAACTGGTTCACACACAGGTTCTCTATCCTGGGGAGGAAAGGACAACTGGTTCACACACAGGTTCTCTATCCTGGGGAGGAAAGGACAACTGGTTCACACACAAGTTCTCTATCCTGGGGAGGAAAGGACAACATCATCTAGCTGCAGGAGATTTATGATTCCTGATCCACCCTCCTGACTGACCTCTGCGATACCATGTAGAGAAACAAAATGTCATCTCGGGAGATCAGGATGGTCAAGCGAAGCTAAGATTTATGTTGAGTTATTTTCTTCCAATTTCAATGTGATCAACAAACAAGACAATTCAGGAGTTGATGATGTATGTACACATTCTTTACACACTTATCCACCTTATATTAGAACGTTAGCAGCGTTGGTTGTTAGGGATTAATGTATG encodes:
- the LOC139562474 gene encoding polyunsaturated fatty acid 5-lipoxygenase-like, whose translation is MPSYTVTVATGSQWFAGTDDYIYITLVGTEGCSERTLLDKPLYNDFERGAVDSYDVTVGENLGEMELVKIEKNKYWVHDDWYCKYITVKTPSGDYVEYPCFHWLVDDKEVVLRDGRARLPKDDKTRLEKQHRRKELESRRKTYRWSEWQPGFPMSIDANTHKELPRDIQFDSEKGVDFILNYSKAIENLCVNQFMHMFQSSWNDFADFERIFVRIKNTISEYVMEHWQEDFMFGYQYLNGCNPVMIQKCTKLPEKFPVTHNMVADCLEREMTLEEEIKAGNIYLADYELMEDISPNSTDPCTLQYLAAPICLLYNNSQRKILPLAIQLGQTPGKDNPIFLPSDGQYDWMLAKIWVRSSDFHIHQTVTHLLRTHLVSEVFGVAMFRQLPAVHPAYKLLLPHIRFTIAINTKAREQLICEFGIFDKANGTGGGGHVEMIQKAMRLLTFRSLCFPDAIKARGVDSPEDLPYYYYRDDGNRVWDATKSFVWDVVCIYYDSDNTVQKDEEIQAFVKDVCSFGMQDLDCCEFPKSLKTREDLTEYLTVIIFTASAHHAAVNFGQYDWCSWIPNSPPTMRKPPPTQKGVVDVKFIIESLPDRGRSCWHLGAVWALSQFQENELFLGMYPDEHFIEKPVKEAMESFRKRLAEISSAIKIRNEGKKLPYYYFSPDRIPNSVAV